A genomic region of Torulaspora delbrueckii CBS 1146 chromosome 7, complete genome contains the following coding sequences:
- the TDEL0G02930 gene encoding uncharacterized protein (similar to Saccharomyces cerevisiae YMR155W; ancestral locus Anc_2.363) — protein sequence MGPAAPKRSALVWCFIGSNIVALGAGTPYLYSFYAPQLLRKCQLPVSQLSTLPLSLNIGSALLGFLAGMVIDRNVKASCLIGAISTFCAYSILDYCYANESSNLWLLCLGLALVGFGSVSGFYAAVKCCTTNFPHHRGTAGAFPVALYALAGMLFSYICAKYFGEDIDKVFKFLAVVCSSMIFAGCLMLQILITPSQNRPKRKKSAVARVSRSSGPSRDASQPIAIQGDSQSSQSNVYANGDRDGRSQSSSSSLASSFQSAFSGKRSASFLWSKELTGSLSFWGWGKVRDEEATESLPSSAGTLSHSRGPSYSSVILPSQGQRRESIPNKNRKDSFIREDTGVTSNVLNLNPAKDSEETEEALEDREPSFWRDNHIVQTIRRPRFIAYFLVLATLQGIGQTYIYSVGFIVRTQIASTPGGQESFNAEKIQSLQVSIISLLSFSGRLCAGPVSDLLIKKFKAQRLWNIVMAAALMIWASAQTLTPSNNSLKLFTSSAPANIKNISVCSAMFGFAFGILFGTFPSIIADSFGTAGFSTIWGLSTSGGLITVKIFNAIFGADLGNNTQPDRPYCEKGAGCYSHTFHIIMVCASVVMLATVGIITVTHHHHKRRKRLLNGELTLPRFTT from the coding sequence ATGGGACCCGCTGCTCCAAAACGCTCGGCCTTGGTCTGGTGCTTTATTGGGAGTAATATAGTGGCCTTGGGAGCCGGAACACCTTATCTGTATTCATTTTATGCTCCACAATTGCTGCGGAAATGCCAGTTACCTGTTTCTCAGCTTAGTACGCTGCCACTTTCCTTGAATATTGGTAGTGCGTTGTTAGGATTCCTTGCTGGGATGGTGATAGACCGTAACGTGAAGGCTTCATGTTTAATAGGAGCGATCTCTACTTTCTGTGCTTATTCGATTCTAGACTACTGTTATGCGAATGAGTCGTCTAATTTGTGGCTTCTTTGCCTGGGATTGGCATTAGTTGGATTTGGATCAGTATCTGGATTTTATGCAGCTGTGAAGTGCTGTACTACAAACTTTCCTCACCATCGAGGTACTGCTGGTGCGTTTCCTGTGGCATTATACGCCCTTGCTGGGATGCTATTTTCCTATATATGCGCCAAATATTTTGGTGAAGATATTGACAAGgtcttcaagtttttggcCGTTGTTTGTTCATCCATGATCTTTGCGGGTTGTCTTATGTTACAGATCTTGATAACTCCTAGTCAAAATAGGCccaagaggaagaaatcgGCCGTCGCGAGGGTATCGCGCTCTTCAGGTCCATCAAGAGATGCTTCTCAGCCTATTGCGATCCAAGGTGACAGTCAAAGCTCACAGTCTAATGTCTATGCGAATGGTGATCGGGATGGTCGATCtcaaagttcaagttcttctttggcatcttcttttcaatccGCTTTCTCTGGGAAAAGATCTGCGTCATTCCTATGGTCTAAAGAACTAACTGgctctctttctttctggGGCTGGGGTAAAGTGCGTGACGAAGAAGCAACCGAATCACTACCTTCCTCAGCAGGAACCTTGTCTCATTCAAGAGGACCAAGCTACTCATCTGTGATTTTGCCGTCGCAAGGACAAAGGCGTGAATCAATTCCAAACAAAAACAGGAAAGATAGTTTCATTAGAGAAGACACCGGAGTTACTAGCAATGTCTTGAATCTCAACCCCGCCAAAGACAGCGAAGAGACTGAAGAAGCTCTAGAAGATCGAGAACCGAGCTTCTGGAGAGATAATCACATAGTGCAAACGATAAGAAGGCCTCGGTTTATCGCTTATTTCCTTGTTCTCGCAACTTTACAAGGAATTGGTCAAACATATATTTATTCAGTTGGCTTTATCGTTCGAACTCAAATAGCCTCTACGCCAGGAGGCCAAGAGTCTTTCAATGCTGAGAAGATACAATCATTACAAGTTTCGATTATATCCTTATTATCGTTCAGCGGAAGATTGTGCGCTGGTCCGGTTTCTGATCTtctcatcaagaaattcaaagcACAGAGGCTCTGGAACATTGTTATGGCAGCCGCTCTAATGATCTGGGCATCTGCGCAAACCTTGACCCCATCAAACAATTCTCTAAAACTTTTCACGTCGTCTGCTCCTGCGaacatcaagaacatctCGGTTTGCTCCGCCATGTTCGGTTTTGCATTTGGGATTTTGTTCGGAACTTTCCCATCAATCATTGCAGACTCGTTTGGTACAGCTGGCTTCAGCACAATTTGGGGTTTAAGCACGAGCGGTGGATTGATCACCgtcaaaatcttcaacgCTATATTTGGTGCTGATTTGGGTAATAACACACAGCCTGATCGTCCATATTGCGAGAAGGGAGCAGGTTGCTACAGCCATACGTTCCATATCATAATGGTATGTGCTTCCGTGGTAATGCTGGCTACCGTCGGCATCATCACTGTTACTCATCACCATcacaagagaagaaaacgCTTGCTCAACGGGGAGCTCACTCTTCCCAGATTTACAACATGA
- the RIM13 gene encoding Rim13p (similar to Saccharomyces cerevisiae RIM13 (YMR154C); ancestral locus Anc_2.367) — MDNWRLLNDLRKSVYCGKGGNHREKLEELVYLASKSNDEDLLKSALLLEKEIESVSTKQKILWLTSTVNGNFYPPLEVDLAGPVPWEGTHLLEPGSKNMESKYPNRAPLKVEETSELLQCKDIDDCSFIATLICMRVENVDRPRVRQIAKNLYVVELHFNGSKRLVTVDTSKIPTDTDGKQLSMHSSDIVDKIVELAYLQVKAQSYETSGSNCAVDAFRLVGFLPEILDARDCDVKQLIRYFQSGLCLIALGTGPGVSKASEFLVGNHDYPVVAVGKTSECLVIQDPLNPALHFEVNGDNLRRHYEQVYISWCHSKLFAYKTSLHFFYNGENCNRFNSIVDKPTFILDNHSKIKEPVQILLETHLEGSCNSTSGTAYLKQLREDVLLDNSSTPDGATNIRLQLSKYELSPGQKIRLFCHSSKSSTFSIHAFSNSQQLTIMREAKRLEVSSIEFEPNFSATTDSCDYFRNPTMMLRVESPISQEISVHLQLMSESPKDMINLQVYALNDHTLKRPMVTLARYEGQKCDIRDLALISNTSYKVVCSSYATPISSKFKLLATPSISSSHARITFNQIYQEFGGLPYHVEKTLEWSEDTNRIKVRLLSKNNNRCFIRIVPQVLPPLLSIRCNVYDGETHQQICKTNDFLKPGLAGVVIDQLEIVDCSDIVLLIEKDDPKIQGKVLASLPFKLLIGSQSKLSLKD, encoded by the coding sequence ATGGATAATTGGAGGCTGTTGAACGATTTACGGAAGTCTGTGTACTGTGGAAAGGGAGGCAATCATCGTGAGAAGCTGGAGGAGTTGGTGTACTTGGCATCGAaatcaaatgatgaagatcttttAAAGAGTGCACTATTGCTTGAGAAGGAGATTGAGTCTGTGAGTACCAAGCAAAAGATCCTGTGGTTAACATCTACTGTGAATGGTAATTTCTATCCACCTCTGGAAGTTGACCTTGCTGGTCCAGTGCCTTGGGAAGGTACGCATTTACTGGAACCAGGATCTAAGAATATGGAATCAAAATATCCCAATAGGGCTCCGTTGAAGGTAGAAGAAACTTCGGAGCTGCTGCAGTGTAAAGATATTGACGATTGTTCATTTATTGCAACATTAATTTGTATGAGGGTTGAGAACGTAGATCGTCCCAGGGTCAGACAAATCGCGAAGAACCTGTACGTAGTCGAATTACATTTTAATGGATCAAAGCGGTTGGTCACCGTGGACACCTCGAAGATACCTACAGATACAGATGGTAAGCAACTATCGATGCATAGTAGTGACATAGTCGACAAGATTGTGGAGTTAGCTTATTTGCAAGTGAAAGCGCAATCATATGAAACAAGTGGCTCTAATTGTGCAGTTGATGCCTTCAGATTAGTGGGCTTTTTACCAGAAATTCTGGATGCCCGGGATTGTGATGTCAAACAGCTCATAAGGTATTTCCAATCAGGTTTATGTCTCATAGCGCTTGGTACAGGACCCGGGGTTTCAAAGGCTTCGGAGTTTCTCGTGGGAAACCATGACTATCCCGTTGTAGCGGTTGGAAAGACCTCAGAATGTCTCGTAATTCAGGACCCTCTGAATCCAGCTCTTCATTTCGAAGTAAACGGCGATAATCTGCGCAGACATTACGAACAGGTTTACATCAGCTGGTGTCATTCAAAGCTCTTTGCTTACAAGACATCTCTTCATTTCTTTTACAACGGTGAAAATTGTAATCGGTTCAATAGCATTGTTGATAAACCTACATTCATTCTGGATAATCACTCGAAGATAAAGGAACCTGTGCAAATACTGTTAGAGACGCATCTAGAGGGAAGTTGTAATTCAACTAGCGGAACCGCTTATCTGAAGCAACTGCGGGAGGATGTATTACTTGACAATAGCAGTACGCCTGATGGTGCGACTAATATTAGACTgcaactttcaaaatacgAATTAAGTCCTGGGCAAAAAATCAGACTGTTCTGTcattcttccaaaagtaGCACCTTCTCGATCCATGCATTCTCCAACTCTCAGCAGTTAACTATAATGCGAGAAGCTAAACGTCTTGAGGTATCGAGCATAGAATTCGAGCCAAATTTCAGTGCAACTACAGATTCGTGTGATTATTTCAGAAATCCTACAATGATGCTTCGTGTTGAGTCTCCAATTagccaagaaatttctGTACATTTACAGTTAATGTCAGAAAGTCCTAAGGATATGATAAACCTGCAGGTTTATGCCTTGAATGATCATACATTGAAGAGACCAATGGTCACTTTGGCCAGATACGAAGGCCAGAAATGTGATATCAGAGACTTAGCACTAATCAGCAACACTTCATATAAAGTGGTTTGCTCTAGCTATGCGACGCCCATCTCTAGCAAATTCAAACTCCTTGCAACACCTTCGatcagctcatcgcatgCAAGAATCACGTTTAATCAAATATACCAGGAATTCGGTGGTCTTCCATATCACGTTGAAAAGACTTTAGAGTGGTCAGAGGACACAAACAGGATAAAGGTGCGCCTACTCAGCAAGAATAATAATCGGTGCTTCATACGTATTGTTCCTCAAGTTCTGCCTCCTTTACTCTCAATCCGCTGTAACGTATATGATGGGGAGACTCATCAGCAAATCTGCAAAACCAACGATTTTCTTAAACCAGGGCTAGCGGGCGTAGTGATAGACCAGTTGGAAATAGTTGATTGTTCAGACATTGTGCTTTTGATAGAAAAAGATGATCCGAAGATTCAAGGCAAGGTACTGGCTTCATTACCGTTTAAGTTACTCATCGGATCACAAAGCAAACTCAGCTTAAAAGACTAA
- the UBX3 gene encoding clathrin-mediated endocytosis regulator UBX3 (similar to Saccharomyces cerevisiae UBX3 (YDL091C); ancestral locus Anc_2.365) produces the protein MDLIRRILHGGEPSFTPIPGEFASEGESANEGRTTHSSESQRLISRKRFFGLVLQTPFVLLYYVMNLIILLLSLVSPLCAIGGYYKKRHRRPTDPKSRLNNLMECLNGESQRTFKQNVTEEGDATYSFGSLYNLENGSLSQDILQGSYTELLTACSEQCKFAIIYLHDPLLDNSMEYVNNVLCSERFTTMIKKYQILLWFSDVTTSEGLQVANALRVRQFPFLGVLCLKAEKKIEVIGRMEGDLNSYGPNHLDNILSKGYSRLIQVRQQRQNIALQRIIREQQDSRFEESLSVDRQRERERQAQMARETAQQERERQRKQWLLWKKTQLHPEPSNGADACRVAIRLEDGGRIVRKFDASLTIDEIYAYVELYNEGLLDSAETSNGPPQAYDHSYNFLLITPVPRRELSPTTIIRDESGLYPSGNIVMETLA, from the coding sequence ATGGACCTCATAAGACGGATATTGCATGGTGGTGAGCCATCTTTCACACCTATACCTGGGGAATTCGCTAGTGAAGGAGAGTCTGCTAATGAGGGGCGGACCACTCACTCGAGCGAGTCTCAGCGATTGATATCCAGAAAGAGGTTCTTCGGCCTAGTACTACAGACCCCATTTGTGCTCCTGTATTATGTCATGAACTTAATCATACTATTACTTTCCTTAGTGTCGCCATTGTGCGCGATTGGTGGGtattacaagaagagacaCAGACGACCTACAGATCCTAAAAGTCGGTTGAATAACCTTATGGAATGTTTAAATGGCGAATCTCAGAGAACTTTCAAGCAGAATGTGACGGAAGAAGGGGATGCAACCTACAGTTTTGGATCCTTGTACAATCTGGAAAATGGTAGCCTGAGTCAGGATATTCTGCAAGGTAGTTACACAGAGCTGCTGACTGCCTGCTCAGAACAATGCAAATTTGCCATAATATACCTGCACGATCCTTTGTTAGACAATAGTATGGAATATGTGAATAATGTGCTCTGTTCCGAGAGGTTCACAACTATGATTAAGAAATATCAAATACTATTATGGTTCAGCGATGTCACGACTTCAGAGGGTTTACAAGTAGCCAATGCTCTAAGAGTGAGGCAATTTCCATTCCTTGGTGTACTGTGTCTGAaagctgagaagaagattgaagtAATTGGCAGAATGGAGGGAGATCTAAATAGCTACGGACCAAATCATCTAGACAACATTCTGTCGAAGGGATACTCGCGCTTGATACAAGTAAGGcaacaaagacaaaatATAGCTCTTCAAAGGATTATCAGAGAGCAACAAGACAGTCGTTTTGAGGAGTCGTTATCTGTTGATCGGCAACGTGAGAGGGAACGTCAAGCACAGATGGCCAGGGAGACTGCGCAACAAGAACGGGAGAgacaaagaaaacaatgGCTGCTCTGGAAAAAGACCCAGTTGCATCCAGAGCCTTCAAACGGCGCTGACGCATGTCGTGTTGCCATACGACTTGAAGACGGGGGAAGAATAGTAAGAAAGTTCGATGCTTCTTTGACAATCGATGAAATCTACGCTTACGTAGAACTTTACAATGAGGGACTACTAGATTCTGCAGAGACGTCAAATGGACCTCCACAGGCTTACGATCACTCGTACAATTTCCTATTAATCACACCAGTGCCGAGAAGAGAATTGAGTCCGACGACCATTATACGCGACGAATCTGGGCTGTATCCCTCAGGAAATATCGTAATGGAGACATTAGCGTGA
- the SRP14 gene encoding RNA-binding signal recognition particle subunit SRP14 (similar to Saccharomyces cerevisiae SRP14 (YDL092W); ancestral locus Anc_2.364) — MVNEGCLSNEDFLSKVSEFFKNENEQVVHLTAKRLVTHDPVEGNAEFDSVGNPLYDVSRKAQSIEVEKCSNEVYPILIRMWYGKRKCSTIVKTETLDKFWQDYSSVVKGSMKGLIKKKKKKTKASGIKSKKERK; from the coding sequence ATGGTCAATGAAGGATGCTTGAGTAACGAAGATTTTTTGAGCAAAGTCTCGGAGTTTTTTAAGAATGAAAATGAGCAAGTTGTGCATCTAACAGCCAAAAGACTGGTAACTCATGATCCTGTGGAGGGCAATGCAGAATTCGACAGTGTAGGGAATCCTCTTTATGATGTGTCGAGAAAGGCCCAAAGTATTGAGGTCGAAAAGTGTTCGAATGAAGTTTATCCAATCTTGATAAGGATGTGGTATGGTAAGCGAAAATGTTCAACGATTGTGAAGACTGAGACCCTCGATAAGTTTTGGCAGGATTACTCTTCAGTAGTCAAGGGTTCTATGAAAGGcctcatcaagaagaagaagaagaagacaaaggCTTCTGGTATCAAGagtaagaaagagagaaaataA
- the TDEL0G02990 gene encoding Nup35/Nup53 family RNA-binding protein (similar to Saccharomyces cerevisiae ASM4 (YDL088C) and NUP53 (YMR153W); ancestral locus Anc_2.369), with product MFGTQLQSNIGSDRFSNVSITLNQQQQQQQPNQANTHQQQFQTASQPAQQVLFPQGPQNGYNVTQKDPEWFNNPRKRAIPQAIVKRTSKRSPSVDSNQTVSDSNTSTQRSGFNSMSFGSKKDIRGVSSSQTINKGTDHNQGILSSNEAPPTVSLHDWQREDEFGALVPLASQINSNAGVSLPNDTNTAFSGPEPATIRKSGFQPNAFDKNGHVGSSLHNSLENDNDNESTPQQTTMVNESAVIVFGYPESISNLIITHFSKFGNILEDFEVLRSSSGINAATLRLRGRKGDSAALERKYPIFTGDGWVKLTYDSSSAALRALQENGQVFGGCLIGCVPYNKNVVEQLASCKIAKADDIGELNFSVKPSTLTDSKTNFDTLASQKGSINGGANESFNLTNEFNRFAENSATPALGANGLLEHPSITYSTRRLHIKDGKSLFAHNGSVSNHNFLQSLEMKMRQQEENNKQQAGLLHKVNNWLFGWNDL from the coding sequence ATGTTTGGCACTCAATTGCAGTCCAACATTGGAAGTGACAGGTTCTCTAATGTTTCTATAACGCTGaatcaacaacagcaacagcagcaaccGAACCAAGCAAATACAcaccaacaacaatttcaaaccGCTTCTCAGCCCGCACAACAAGTTTTGTTTCCTCAGGGACCTCAAAATGGATATAATGTTACGCAGAAGGATCCTGAATGGTTCAATAATCCACGAAAGCGTGCCATTCCGCAGGCGATAGTAAAGAGAACTTCTAAGAGATCACCTTCGGTAGATTCGAACCAAACTGTCAGTGACAGCAATACTTCCACTCAAAGATCGGGGTTCAATAGCATGAGTTTTGGGTCAAAGAAAGACATTCGCGGGGTTTCATCCAGTCAAACAATCAATAAGGGCACTGATCATAATCAAGGCATACTGAGCTCTAACGAGGCTCCTCCCACTGTTTCTTTACACGATTGGCAACGGGAGGATGAATTTGGCGCTTTGGTGCCACTAGCTTCTCAGATAAATTCCAATGCTGGAGTATCGCTCCCCAATGATACAAACACAGCCTTCTCAGGGCCAGAGCCAGCTACGATAAGGAAAAGCGGTTTCCAGCCAAATGCATTCGATAAGAATGGTCATGTCGGTAGCTCACTGCATAACTCGTTAGAAAATGACAACGACAATGAATCTACTCCGCAGCAAACTACGATGGTGAACGAAAGTGCTGTTATTGTGTTCGGATACCCAGAATCGATATCCAACCTGATAATTACacatttctccaaatttggTAACATACTCGAGGACTTTGAAGTACTTAGAAGTAGCTCTGGCATAAACGCTGCCACCTTGCGATTACGTGGGCGTAAGGGTGATTCAGCCGCTTTAGAAAGAAAGTATCCAATCTTCACAGGTGACGGGTGGGTCAAATTGACGTATGACAGCTCATCAGCTGCCCTTCGGGCTCTACAGGAAAATGGACAAGTATTTGGAGGATGCTTGATAGGTTGTGTTCCATATAACAAAAATGTGGTCGAGCAATTGGCCTCATGTAAGATAGCCAAGGCCGATGACATCGGTGAACTTAATTTCTCGGTCAAACCCTCTACCCTCACAGATTCCAAGACTAATTTCGACACCTTAGCGAGCCAAAAAGGATCAATTAATGGCGGCGCTAACGAATCGTTTAACCTAACAAACGAATTCAACAGATTTGCAGAAAATTCAGCGACGCCAGCACTTGGTGCTAATGGGCTCTTAGAGCATCCTTCAATCACGTATTCGACACGGAGGCTGCATATTAAAGATGGCAAGTCGCTGTTCGCTCACAATGGTTCAGTAAGCAACCATAATTTCCTACAGAGTCTAGAGATGAAAATGCGTCAACAGgaagaaaataataaaCAACAAGCTGGTCTCTTGCACAAAGTGAATAATTGGTTATTCGGTTGGAATGACCTGTGA
- the RAM1 gene encoding protein farnesyltransferase (similar to Saccharomyces cerevisiae RAM1 (YDL090C); ancestral locus Anc_2.366) has protein sequence MGTSATRIQYLRRNLLGRKREVVTRVISTEDEGDQNEIISIMKEVETDTSIARDEVIEKCQALYEEAQTIPELHRDAHKKFLDASFTNDLPPQMAALDASQPWLLYWTANSLRVLNEKYLTKEYQFRICEKLFAISPTGGPFGGGVGQLPHLASTYAAINALALCENGEDYWDMVDEKAIYDWLISLKQENGGFKTCLGVGEVDTRGVYCALSVASMLGIMTDELTEGVVDFLVDCQSSEGGFGGCPHEDEAHGGYTFCAVASLHILDAIDRINIPNLAKWCSQRQLDPERGLSGRSNKLVDGCYSFWVGGTAAVMELYGLDHLINKSSLRDYILYCCQNGSRPGLRDKPGTHPDLYHTNYILLGLALCENSFNLSDNGKAVQCKPLPVTAPSHLSSINPIYGLPTKNVQKFISHFV, from the coding sequence ATGGGAACATCAGCCACAAGGATTCAGTATTTAAGGAGGAACTTACTGGGGAGAAAAAGGGAAGTTGTTACAAGAGTTATATCGACAGAGGACGAAGGGGACCAGAACGAAATCATATCGATTATGAAGGAAGTGGAGACAGATACGTCTATCGCCCGGGATGAAGTGATAGAAAAATGTCAAGCACTatatgaagaagctcagaCAATACCGGAACTGCATAGGGATGCACATAAAAAGTTTCTAGATGCATCTTTTACCAATGACCTCCCACCTCAAATGGCTGCACTAGATGCATCTCAGCCATGGTTGTTATACTGGACTGCGAACTCTTTACGGGTGCTGAATGAGAAATATTTAACAAAGGAATATCAATTTCGTATTTGTGAGAAGCTATTTGCCATTTCACCAACCGGCGGGCCCTTTGGTGGAGGTGTGGGACAATTGCCTCATCTTGCTAGCACATACGCTGCTATTAATGCGCTGGCTCTATGTGAAAATGGAGAGGACTATTGGGACATGGTTGATGAGAAAGCCATTTATGACTGGCTAATTTCCTTGAAGCAAGAAAATGGTGGTTTCAAGACATGCCTCGGGGTGGGAGAAGTAGACACTAGAGGTGTTTATTGTGCTCTCAGTGTAGCATCTATGCTTGGTATCATGACCGATGAGTTGACTGAGGGGGTAGTAGATTTCCTGGTGGATTGTCAAAGTTCTGAAGGTGGTTTTGGGGGTTGTCCTCATGAGGATGAGGCCCACGGTGGTTATACGTTTTGTGCGGTTGCAAGTTTGCACATTTTAGATGCTATCGATCGAATCAATATCCCCAACCTTGCTAAATGGTGTAGCCAAAGGCAATTGGACCCTGAACGTGGATTGTCGGGAAGAAGTAACAAATTAGTCGATGGTTGCTACAGTTTCTGGGTTGGCGGTACAGCGGCCGTAATGGAGCTTTATGGATTGGATCATCTCATCAACAAGTCATCTTTGAGAGATTACATCCTGTACTGCTGTCAAAACGGTTCGCGACCAGGATTAAGAGACAAACCAGGTACACATCCAGACTTGTACCACACAAACTATATTTTGCTTGGATTAGCACTCTGCgagaattctttcaacctATCAGATAATGGAAAGGCAGTACAGTGCAAGCCACTGCCAGTCACCGCTCCATCGCACCTTTCTAGCATCAATCCAATTTACGGGCTTCCAACGAAGAACGTCCAAAAGTTCATTAGTCATTTTGTATAA
- the NUR1 gene encoding Nur1p (similar to Saccharomyces cerevisiae YDL089W; ancestral locus Anc_2.368), producing the protein MNAVHFSNKDELDISNEKTSYLQDAISMLTNSPSDWYMVLNERIALIDWDNKARKWAQLLGHLLTFLFYAIRLLQDNLIKPNNYKFTSKKDAFDLSKSDKLKEYEFLSRYATSLEDRPRSAETLYLDLLSGLSKVLDSSIILLIFFNLCLTYRFFWGCFRTYYLFNVKERPPSENVTKHSLSGLNDGYLENIYNGSLWSMLKVFFSKNINEEEPGDEGFYYTLAKWAPSNFITNIFISFCPSCLIFLMLTDVSFSTALAVVIHQLVLCFTVLHRFQSRIKDDSIINKATMAEFEEKVVKPLTCKKFQDVQVDATPYGNGFVRFLPATSCSRSHIFKSHTLNGEAVTERFNTRTQEFEDMAEICAPHNILIKPPRLRSYHSPGECQRCHVRKDARIMCCNQSNGASPTRRTTPPGFYSPCVSSTSDMSYSQCRDERSSHRMNSQRSPCQSQNCFSSNYSRKKSRSPLRQSVLVSKHTKNSEPSDESHQCMSSRSSSKSPRHGSS; encoded by the coding sequence ATGAATGCTGTCCATTTCTCAAATAAAGATGAACTGGATATATCAAATGAGAAGACCAGTTACCTTCAAGATGCAATCTCCATGCTAACTAATTCACCCTCAGATTGGTACATGGTGCTAAATGAGAGAATCGCACTAATCGATTGGGACAACAAAGCACGGAAGTGGGCTCAACTGTTAGGACACCTTTTGACCTTTTTATTTTATGCGATACGGCTGTTGCAGGATAATTTAATCAAGCCAAATAACTACAAGTTCACATCGAAGAAAGACGCTTTTGATTTATCAAAATCTGACAAACTAAAGGAGTATGAGTTTTTGAGCAGATATGCTACTAGCCTTGAAGATCGCCCAAGATCCGCGGAAACTCTGTATCTTGACTTGTTGAGCGGGCTTAGCAAAGTTCTTGATTCATCTATCATACTATTaatattcttcaacctGTGCTTAACCTACAGATTCTTTTGGGGTTGTTTTAGGACTTACTACCTTTTCAATGTGAAAGAGAGGCCTCCATCAGAGAATGTGACGAAACACAGTTTATCCGGTTTAAACGATGGTTATCTTGAGAATATTTACAATGGATCATTGTGGTCGATGTTGAAGGTTTTCTTCAGTAAAAATAttaatgaagaagaaccgGGAGATGAGGGGTTCTACTATACACTTGCGAAGTGGGCGCCGTCGAACTTTATCACTAACATTTTTATCTCATTTTGCCCCAGCTGTCTTATATTCCTGATGCTGACCGATGTCTCCTTTAGTACTGCATTGGCAGTTGTTATTCATCAGCTGGTACTTTGCTTCACGGTTCTTCATCGCTTTCAAAGCAGAATTAAAGATGACTCCATAATCAATAAGGCCACCATGgctgaatttgaagagaaggtGGTAAAACCATTGACATGcaagaaatttcaagacGTACAGGTTGATGCAACTCCCTATGGCAATGGATTCGTTCGATTTTTACCTGCcacttcttgttcaaggTCGCATATATTCAAGTCGCATACACTAAACGGGGAAGCAGTCACTGAAAGATTCAACACAAGAAcccaagaatttgaagacatGGCAGAAATTTGTGCTCCTCATAATATTTTGATCAAGCCCCCGCGTTTACGATCATATCACAGCCCTGGTGAATGCCAACGATGTCATGTGCGAAAAGACGCAAGAATTATGTGTTGTAATCAAAGTAATGGTGCTAGTCCGACAAGAAGAACTACACCTCCTGGCTTTTACTCACCATGCGTCTCATCGACCTCTGACATGTCATATTCGCAATGTAGAGATGAAAgatcatctcatcgcatgAACTCACAACGATCTCCATGTCAATCGCAGAACTGTTTCTCGAGCAATTACTCTAGGAAGAAGTCAAGAAGCCCCTTGAGGCAATCAGTACTAGTTTCAAAACATACCAAGAATTCAGAACCATCAGATGAAAGCCACCAGTGCATGTCATCCAGAAGTTCCAGTAAGAGCCCGAGACACGGAAGTAGCTAA